From a single Brassica rapa cultivar Chiifu-401-42 chromosome A01, CAAS_Brap_v3.01, whole genome shotgun sequence genomic region:
- the LOC117125641 gene encoding putative cysteine-rich receptor-like protein kinase 20 isoform X2 yields MMKNTNQETPVMSSSTFVFLFLLSFLTSFRACAQNPTYVYRICPNTTTFSRNSTYLANLRTLLSSLSSPNASYATGFQNATVGQPPDRVTGLYLCRGDVTPEVCRRCVAFAVNETFTQCPNAREVTLYYEECMLRYSNGNILSTLNANGEFSMENTQSITSNLVRFTELVLSTMNQAATVASNSSRKFDTVNAFTDFQTLHGLVQCTPDLTNQDCLDCLSRIINQLPTDRIGGRVMVPSCFSRFELYLFYNEAAADRTPQPQLNSAPPPPPPISIPSPRPGESGNSTVIVIAVVVPTTVIFLLLVAVLIFRAKRKTTAYETEPLADGDDIATAGSLQFDFKAIEAATDKFSQENKLGQGGFGQVYKGTFPSGVQVAVKRLSNTSGQGKREFENEVVVVAKLQHRNLVRLLGFCLEGEEKILIYEFVPNKSLDYFLFDSTMQNQLDWAKRYKIVGGIARGILYLHQDSRLTIIHRDLKAGNILLDVDMNPKVADFGMARIFGIDQTQANTRRVVGTYGYMSPEYAMYGHFSMKSDVYSFGVLILEIISGKKNSSLYEMDGSAGNLVTYSWRLWSNGLPLKLVDPSFQDDYQTNEITRCIHIALLCVQEEAEDRPTMSAVVQMLTTSSIALAEPRPPGFFFRSRDEKVEKVGPSTHTSALCSVDDASITSVAPR; encoded by the exons ATGATGAAAAACACAAATCAAGAAACTCCAGTTATGTCTTCTTCCACTTTCGTCTTCCTTTTCCTTTTATCCTTTCTCACTAGCTTCAGAGCCTGTGCTCAAAATCCTACTTACGTATACCGTATCTGTCCTAATACCACAACTTTCTCAAGAAACAGCACTTACTTGGCCAATCTCAGAACCCTTttgtcttctctctcttctcccaaCGCTTCCTACGCCACCGGATTCCAGAACGCCACCGTCGGGCAACCTCCCGACAGAGTCACCGGACTTTACCTCTGCCGCGGAGATGTCACGCCGGAAGTTTGCCGTAGATGCGTCGCCTTTGCCGTCAACGAAACCTTTACTCAGTGTCCGAACGCGAGAGAGGTGACGCTCTATTACGAAGAGTGTATGCTCAGATACTCTAACGGGAATATACTCTCGACCCTGAACGCCAATGGAGAATTTAGCATGGAAAACACCCAGAGTATTACATCGAACCTAGTTCGGTTCACAGAATTGGTCTTGTCCACGATGAACCAAGCAGCCACCGTGGCATCCAACAGTTCTCGGAAGTTCGATACTGTAAATGCTTTCACTGATTTTCAGACTTTGCACGGACTGGTTCAGTGCACTCCTGATCTGACGAACCAAGACTGTTTGGACTGTCTAAGCCGGATCATCAATCAGTTGCCCACTGACAGAATCGGGGGAAGAGTTATGGTGCCGAGCTGTTTTTCGAGGTTCGAGCTTTACCTGTTTTACAATGAAGCCGCCGCCGATCGAACACCTCAACCTCAGCTCAATTcagctcctcctccaccaccgccAATTTCAATTCCTTCACCACGGCCGG GAGAAAGCGGAAACTCCACTGTCATAGTCATCGCTGTTGTTGTTCCAACCACTGTTATTTTTCTGCTTCTCGTAGCTGTTTTAATTTTTCGGGCAAAGAGAAAAACGACAGCTTATGAAACTGAACCACTAGCTG ATGGCGACGATATCGCAACTGCAGGCTCACTTCAGTTTGATTTTAAAGCAATCGAGGCAGCAACCGATAAGTTTTCCCAAGAAAACAAACTCGGCCAAGgtggttttggccaagtctatAAG GGAACATTTCCTAGTGGAGTACAAGTTGCGGTGAAGAGGCTATCAAATACATCGGGACAAGGTAAAAGAGAGTTCGAAAACGAAGTTGTTGTTGTGGCAAAGCTGCAGCACCGAAATTTGGTAAGGCTGCTTGGGTTTTGtttggaaggagaagaaaagatACTCATCTATGAGTTTGTGCCCAACAAAAGCCTGGACTACTTCCTTTTTG ACTCTACGATGCAAAACCAGCTAGACTGGGCAAAAAGATACAAGATCGTTGGAGGAATTGCTAGAGGAATTCTATATCTTCATCAAGATTCACGCCTCACAATCATACATCGTGACCTTAAAGCAGGTAACATCCTTTTAGATGTCGATATGAACCCAAAAGTTGCCGATTTTGGAATGGCGAGAATTTTTGGAATTGACCAAACCCAAGCCAATACTAGAAGAGTAGTCGGAACCTA TGGTTACATGTCTCCAGAGTATGCAATGTATGGACATTTTTCCATGAAATCAGATGTCTACAGTTTTGGGGTCTTAATTCTTGAGATTATCAGCGGCAAGAAGAACAGTAGTCTCTATGAAATGGATGGTAGTGCTGGTAACTTGGTTACATAC AGTTGGAGACTATGGAGCAACGGATTGCCGTTAAAGCTCGTGGATCCGTCCTTTCAAGATGACTATCAAACAAACGAAATTACCAGATGCATTCATATCGCTTTACTGTGCGTtcaagaagaagctgaagatcGTCCAACTATGTCAGCAGTAGTCCAGATGCTCACTACCAGTTCGATTGCTCTTGCCGAACCTCGACCACCTGGATTCTTCTTCCGAAGCAGGGACGAAAAAGTAGAGAAAGTAGGTCCATCTACGCATACGTCTGCTCTATGTTCAGTCGATGATGCTTCCATTACTAGCGTAGCTCCCCGTTGA
- the LOC117125641 gene encoding uncharacterized protein LOC117125641 isoform X1, translated as MMKNTNQETPVMSSSTFVFLFLLSFLTSFRACAQNPTYVYRICPNTTTFSRNSTYLANLRTLLSSLSSPNASYATGFQNATVGQPPDRVTGLYLCRGDVTPEVCRRCVAFAVNETFTQCPNAREVTLYYEECMLRYSNGNILSTLNANGEFSMENTQSITSNLVRFTELVLSTMNQAATVASNSSRKFDTVNAFTDFQTLHGLVQCTPDLTNQDCLDCLSRIINQLPTDRIGGRVMVPSCFSRFELYLFYNEAAADRTPQPQLNSAPPPPPPISIPSPRPGESGNSTVIVIAVVVPTTVIFLLLVAVLIFRAKRKTTAYETEPLADGDDIATAGSLQFDFKAIEAATDKFSQENKLGQGGFGQVYKDRNKMGDSVPLKLALPELKYPIGSQPKEKSAINQYSGSDYISIVKSILKPDEMIRVRGSFLGPVMKLSERGLKLSAKIVYAILTRSIVSVKENEAWFHFGAQPMRFSIREFHMMTGLKCSGALEGPRRETERFNWELLKGRSHKLSDVVDQLRNTREDASEERICLAMLILVESILLRKSKGGSFPLEYAKNAQDMTYPWGKEAYIVLLKSIQNAVANHLENKSKFELQGYPLVFLLWILESIPLLRNKFSKCVPTVEVPGPTYLCEKYTEIENPSLDRVLQVEADTKLKVHCILPSIPHDPEDDISIEDKYSDELETVKDVTKKGYKITADDWENRCVDTFDTLDALIQMMANKETGQASTPIDEDSVNEKVNRIITVMEENLKSMKDRMSLLEEENIHLRARVSELEGNSNVFPTNVTQKRSSGTPLSPMSHTQPSSGTPLSPMSHTQPSSETPLSPMSQQPNLTHEVCNQ; from the exons ATGATGAAAAACACAAATCAAGAAACTCCAGTTATGTCTTCTTCCACTTTCGTCTTCCTTTTCCTTTTATCCTTTCTCACTAGCTTCAGAGCCTGTGCTCAAAATCCTACTTACGTATACCGTATCTGTCCTAATACCACAACTTTCTCAAGAAACAGCACTTACTTGGCCAATCTCAGAACCCTTttgtcttctctctcttctcccaaCGCTTCCTACGCCACCGGATTCCAGAACGCCACCGTCGGGCAACCTCCCGACAGAGTCACCGGACTTTACCTCTGCCGCGGAGATGTCACGCCGGAAGTTTGCCGTAGATGCGTCGCCTTTGCCGTCAACGAAACCTTTACTCAGTGTCCGAACGCGAGAGAGGTGACGCTCTATTACGAAGAGTGTATGCTCAGATACTCTAACGGGAATATACTCTCGACCCTGAACGCCAATGGAGAATTTAGCATGGAAAACACCCAGAGTATTACATCGAACCTAGTTCGGTTCACAGAATTGGTCTTGTCCACGATGAACCAAGCAGCCACCGTGGCATCCAACAGTTCTCGGAAGTTCGATACTGTAAATGCTTTCACTGATTTTCAGACTTTGCACGGACTGGTTCAGTGCACTCCTGATCTGACGAACCAAGACTGTTTGGACTGTCTAAGCCGGATCATCAATCAGTTGCCCACTGACAGAATCGGGGGAAGAGTTATGGTGCCGAGCTGTTTTTCGAGGTTCGAGCTTTACCTGTTTTACAATGAAGCCGCCGCCGATCGAACACCTCAACCTCAGCTCAATTcagctcctcctccaccaccgccAATTTCAATTCCTTCACCACGGCCGG GAGAAAGCGGAAACTCCACTGTCATAGTCATCGCTGTTGTTGTTCCAACCACTGTTATTTTTCTGCTTCTCGTAGCTGTTTTAATTTTTCGGGCAAAGAGAAAAACGACAGCTTATGAAACTGAACCACTAGCTG ATGGCGACGATATCGCAACTGCAGGCTCACTTCAGTTTGATTTTAAAGCAATCGAGGCAGCAACCGATAAGTTTTCCCAAGAAAACAAACTCGGCCAAGgtggttttggccaagtctatAAG gatagaaacaagatgggAGATTCAGTACCTCTAAAACTAGCACTGCCAGAGCTGAAGTATCCTATTGGTTCACAGCCAAAAGAAAAGTCAGCAATCAACCAATACTCTGGTTCAGATTATATCTCTATTGTCAAAAGCATCCTAAAACCAGATGAGATGATAAGAGTCCGAGGATCATTTCTGGGACCTGTAATGAAGCTCAGTGAGAGAGGATTGAAGTTATCAGCAAAGATAGTCTACGCCATTCTCACTAGAAGCATCGTTTCTGTCAAGGAGAATGAAGCCTGGTTCCATTTCGGTGCGCAGCCAATGaggttctctataagagaattTCATATGATGACAGGCTTGAAATGTAGTGGTGCATTAGAAGGACCACGAAGGGAAACCGAGAGATTTAATTGGGAATTGCTAAAGGGGCGTAGTCATAAGTTAAGTGACGTGGTGGACcagctcagaaacacaagagaagatgcttctgaGGAGAGAATATGCCTCGCAATGCTCATCCTGGTAGAGAGCATATTATTGCGGAAGAGCAAAGGAGGGAGTTTTCCTTTGGAATATGCGAAAAATGCACAGGATATGACATATCCATGGGGAAAAGAGGCTTACATTGTGCTCCTGAAGTCAATTCAAAACGCTGTCGCGAATCATTTGGAGAATAAATCCAAATTTGAGTTGCAAGGTTATCCTCTAGTATTCCTTCTTTGGATACTAGAGTCGATTCCTTTGCTAAGGAATAAGTTCAGTAAGTGTGTACCAACAGTTGAGGTTCCTGGGCCGACTTACTTGTGTGAAAAATACACTGAGATAGAGAATCCATCACTTGATAGGGTTTTACAGGTTGAAGCTGATACAAAG CTGAAGGTCCATTGCATACTACCTTCTATTCCTCATGATCCAGAAGATGATATCTCCATTGAAGACAAATATAGTGACGAGTTGGAAACAGTGAAAGATGTAACAAAGAAAGGGTACAAGATTACAGCCGATGACTGGGAAAATAGGTGTGTAGACACATTTGACACATTGGATGCTCTTATTCAAATGATGGCAAATAAGGAGACTGGCCAAGCTTCTACTCCGATTGATGAGGATTCAGTAAATGAAAAAGTGAACAGGATCATCACGGTAATGGAGGAGAATCTGAAGAGCATGAAGGATCGAATGTCATTactggaagaagaaaacatacatCTTAGAGCTCGTGTGTCAGAGTTGGAAGGAAACAGCAATGTTTTTCCCACTAACGTGACACAAAAG CGATCCAGTGggacacctttatctccaatgtctcacacGCAACCATCCAGTGggacacctttatctccaatgtctcacacgcaaccatcgagtgagacacctttatctccaatgtctcaacagcctaatttgacacatgaggtatgtaaccaataa
- the LOC117132776 gene encoding uncharacterized protein LOC117132776: MIESAASPKSQQNEDYTQSSSETPLSPMSQQPNLTNEDTMNESDDETPALDTQVFSPNLTKEKETETSTGERPSNPNQDGKPDDEIVREKLTSESPASQSQVLQKETVEMNETPSSPIAPKSIETPVYTPSQTQQIEREPSDDTPALDTQVFTPNLTKERETQTSTDETPPKTNQGEGKPDDEIVIESPAAQTQVLQKETLEMNETPSSPISPKSIEAQVFTPIQKQQTVTEETYEATQPLTEIISANNKKEDTHAVHYRPSSPLSSLIALVIEENKNALSETETATQYFSTSEGEHSQSSRKNQAEEYLKDTTEPTTELVSTDVSKTQPLTPQTQHLQTSEGDQSDETPSEQNQAEENLKDTTEPTTELVSTYVSKMPPITQQTEHLQTSAIDFSEKNEVEVSRLLAHFQIGAEVEILSTDDEIWYPGKVVDLKLCEGLEELTVEYTTLFTDQHRLQKLQDTITADKIRPATPTSDQKSFEMMDKVEAFYNNGWSSGQISMVLGDNTYSVCLYTSMETILFKHSDLRIHREWKDGVWKMADKVKPDKKRKAAASSQNSGMDNVFLRRSERVPKRSRDTKTPFKSDRNPALTVIPEIIPAVDPFSTPAEHKLSRLQNWMTLKPGMHETSLSINDNKIRKSFFQSMENAKKDLKKEHIDGAFAMLNCRRNENAAWFHNYKIPKACFLPMEFLHCLLSDDLAYKKEKVKGKKIFNDLFKDTVRGKVYPEKTWGEDVDVVYGITLGKKSNVWIGMEIHLKKKRITVYDCFQKESNSIDIPQVKKLAVLISNLLVESSGDEVDKVKMIPFEIEQAQGLPKTKHPFNCGIFLVKILECQSLKIGDMTKINDDNALELRRTLSCEIFNQFVDESFGK, from the exons ATGATTGAATCAGCTGCATCTCCAAAGTCTCAACAAAATGAG gaTTACACGCAATCATCGAGTGAGacgcctttatctccaatgtctcaacagcctaatttgacaaatgag gacacaatgaatgaatcagatgatgaaactcctgcccttgatactcaagtattctctcctaatctgacaaaagag aaagaaacagaaacGTCTACCGGTGAGAGGCCATCCAATCCTAATCAAGATGGAAAACCAGATGATGAG attgtgaGAGAGAAATTAACAAGTGAGTCACCTGCTAGTCAGAGTCAAGTTTTGCAGAAAGAAACAGTAGAAATGAATgagacaccttcttctccaatagCTCCAAAGAGTATTGAAACTCCCGTTTATACTCCAAGTCAGACTCAGCAG attgagagagagccATCGGATGACACGCCTGCCCTTGATACTCAAGTTTTTACTCCTAATCTGACaaaagag AGGGAAACACAAACCTCTACTGATGAAACGCcacccaaaactaatcaaggagaaggaaaaccagatgatgag attgtgatTGAGTCACCTGCTGCTCAGACTCAAGTTTTGCAAAAAGAAACACTGGAAATGAATgagacaccttcttctccaatatctccaaagagtattgaggctcaagtttttactccaattcagaaacagcag acGGTAACAGAGGAAACGTATGAGGCTACACAGCCATTGACTGAGATCATTTCAGCAAACAATAAAAAG GAGGATACACATGCTGTGCATTACAGACCTTCCTCTCCATTGTCTTCACTAATTGCACTAGTtattgaagaaaataagaatgctttg agtgagacagaaactgcgacccaatatttttctacaagtGAAGGAGAGCATTCACAATCAAGCAGAAAGAATCAAGCGGAAGAATATCTCAAGGATACTACAGAACCTActactgagctagtttccacaGATGTTTCGAAGACACAGCCTCTTACTCCGCAAACACAGCACCTTCAGACAAGTGAGGGAGATCAATCCGATGAGACACCATCAGAGCAGAATCAAGCAGAAGAAAATCTCAAGGATACTACAGAACCTActactgagctagtttccacaTATGTTTCGAAGATGCCGCCTATTACTCAGCAAACAGAGCATCTTCAGACAAGTGCTAtagatttttcagaaaaaaacgaG gTTGAAGTAAGCAGGCTTCTAGCTCACTTTCAAATAGGCGCAGAGGTTGAAATTTTGTCTACTGATGACGAAATATGGTATCCAGGAAAGGTTGTTGATCTTAAACTGTGTGAAGGACTAGAGGAGCTGACAGTTGAGTACACGACACTCTTCACAGACCAACATAGACTTCAGAAACTTCAGGATACTATCACGGCTGACAAAATACGTCCTGCAACACCAACTAGTGACCAAAAATCCTTTGAGATGATGGATAAGGTAGAAGCCTTCTACAACAATGGCTGGAGCAGCGGACAAATTAGCATGGTACTTGGTGATAACACATACTCGGTGTGTCTCTATActtctatggaaactattctatTCAAACATTCAGATTTGCGAATTCATAGAGAATGGAAAGATGGAGTCTGGAAGATGGCAGATAAG GTGAAGCCtgataagaaaaggaaagctgctgcctcatcacaaaattcaggaatggataatgttttcctaagaaggAGCGAGAGGGTGCCTAAACGATCTAGAGACACAAAAACTCCATTCAAGTCTGACAGAAATCCGGCTTTAACTGTAATACCTGAGATTATACCTGCAGTTGATCCGTTTTCAACTCCTGCGGAACATAAGCTTTCAAGGCTTCAAAATTGGATGACATTAAAGCCCGGCATGCATGAAAC GTCCCTATCAATCAATGATAATAAGATaaggaaatctttctttcaaagcatggaaaatgcaaaaaaggaccttaagaaagag cacaTTGATGGAGCCTTTGCAATGCTAAATTGCAGAAGAAATGAGAATGCTGCTTGGTTCCACAACTACAAGATTCCAAAGGCGTGCTTCCTACCTATGGAGTTCTTGCATTGCTTGCTCTCTGATGATTTGGcttacaagaaagaaaaggtCAAAGGTAAAAAGATTTTCAACGATTTATTTAAAGATACTGTGAGAGGGAAGGTATATCCAGAGAAGACATGGggagaagatgttgatgttgtGTATGGGATTACTCTTGGAAAAAAAAGCAATGTCTGGATTGGGATGGAAattcatttgaagaagaaaagaatcacagtatatgattgttttcaaaaggaaagcaaCAGCATTGATATTCCTCAAGTGAAAAAGTTGGCAG TGTTGATTTCTAATCTGCTGGTGGAATCTTCTGGTGATGAGGTAGATAAGGTGAAGATGATTCCATTTGAGATTGAGCAGGCACAAGGTTTACCCAAGACAAAACATCCTTTCAACTGTGGGATATTTCTTGTCAAGATTCTGGAGTGCCAGTCATTGAAGATAGGAGACATGACAAAGATTAATGATGACAATGCATTGGAGCTAAGGAGAACCTTGTCTTGTGAGATCTTCAACCAATTTGTGGATGAGAGCTTTGGGAAATGA
- the LOC117132840 gene encoding uncharacterized protein LOC117132840 codes for MADLSKRGYKFKIRDWRNMSVDLYGANEEIRRASLLFGNGGMSQASTSYQEESLESKINRISEMVGDNLRIMNDRLCLIEKDRKQIKERVTNLEKLQRVTSYETPNNETDTTPFHETASRQGEANADQADEQLNNEDTREPMNEITKETPGSPIAQQNIETPVLTPIQTQQETHELMNEIISPNISDTQPNTRARRNLLTEQNKDVESRVQNPFEIGANVEISSQDDNTCHKWYPGNVLATYLVDGVEMVKVEYFVPSLDEKKRKRSVETRVSIDRIRPQPPPERSGAKKSYELMQDVEAFDNGAWCAGKVKVILFDGSCFVSLNNSKEQIYFHHSEMRKPRKWVDGVWEMTKKMEEEQTQSVNPSEGDGDKKGKAKAVACKKNEAAGPSEDGVGKMAKEIEVKQGKSVKPSQDDHAKKGKPHVGKKKKANAQPVDLLPFLQREEKRPIRPRNPPIPVTPEVILPIDPFVTPEFPRFSRLTHWMDLRGIYRV; via the exons ATGGCCGATTTATCCAAGAGAggttataagtttaaaattagagATTGGCGAAACATGTCAGTAGACCTATACGGTGCTAATGAAGAAATAAGAAGAGCATCTTTACTGTTTGGGAATGGAGGGATGAGTCAAGCTTCTACTTCGTATCAGGAGGAGTCTTTGGAATCAAAGATCAACAGAATCAGCGAGATGGTGGGAGATAATTTAAGGATCATGAACGATCGTTTGTGTTTGATTGAAAAAGACAGGAAACAGATTAAAGAACGTGTGACAAACCTAGAGAAACTACAAAGAGTTACTTCatatgaaactccaaacaatgag ACTGACACAACTCCATTTCATGAGACGGCTTCCAGACAAGGTGAAGccaatgcagatcaagcagatgaacaacttaacaatgag GATACACGAGAGCCTATGAATGAGATCACGAAAGAGACACCTGGTTCTCCAATAGCTCAACAGAATATTGAGACTCCAGTCCTTACTCCAATTCAGACGCAGCAG GAGACTCACGAGCTTATGAATGAGATCATTTCACCAAACATTTCCGACACACAGCCAAATACCCGAGCTCGCAGAAATCTTTTAACAGAGCAAAATAAG GATGTAGAAAGCAGAGTTCAAAATCCCTTTGAGATCGGAGCAAATGTGGAGATTTCATCACAAGATGACAATACTTGTCATAAATGGTATCCAGGAAATGTGTTGGCAACATATTTGGTTGATGGGGTTGAGATGGTGAAAGTTGAGTACTTCGTCCCGTCTCTGGAcgaaaagaagaggaaaaggagtgTTGAGACACGTGTATCAATTGACAGAATACGTCCTCAACCACCACCTGAGAGATCTGGAGCGAAGAAAAGTTATGAGCTAATGCAGGACGTGGAGGCGTTCGACAATGGTGCCTGGTGCGCTGGAAAAGTTAAAGTCATTTTGTTTGATGGCTCGTGTTTTGTCTCTTTGAACAATTCTAAAGAACAAATTTACTTCCACCATTCTGAGATGCGAAAACCAAGAAAATGGGTAGATGGTGTTTGGGAGATGacaaaaaag ATGGAAGAAGAGCAGACGCAGAGTGTGAATCCAAGTGAAGGAGATGGTGATAAAAag GGGAAGGCGAAGGCTGTCGCTTGTAAGAAAAATGAAGCAGCTGGTCCATCAGAAGATGGTGTTGGGAAAATGGCAAAAgag ATAGAAGTAAAGCAGGGTAAGAGTGTGAAACCAAGTCAAGACGATCATGCAAAAaag gggAAGCCACAtgttggtaagaagaagaaagcaaatgcTCAGCCAGTAGATTTGCTTCCTTTTCTACAGCGAGAAGAGAAGAGGCCAATACGACCTAGAAACCCTCCTATACCTGTAACACCTGAGGTAATCCTTCCAATTGATCCATTTGTGACACCTGAATTTCCTCGGTTTTCAAGGCTTACACACTGGATGGATCTACGGGGCATATATCGTGTGTAA
- the LOC117132882 gene encoding uncharacterized protein LOC117132882, translated as MEVLCICGQWISKESLQWEFLVDLKRNASIISIEEDLLYEDLMKIVSEDFSVKEEEISLSYGFSLDMKCIIESFPPLSIGNTRQLRTFISKTRAFDGTCRLCVKVSTDPVSCNTQASDTFASTVPLNANPAILSTVQSEKQSLLYEGVSTVPLNALPDFSTDSASCNIQASDTFASTVPLNANPVILPTVQSEKQSFLYEGVSTVPLNALPDFSPVHIGLSPNTRVAGDIKVNSYFKTKRELMLRMKKWALEWKFEYKTVSSNKSRVLLSCVDENCTWRMRAIKLPVSDFFVVKKYVHEHTCDTTHRKANHRQASAKLLGSLISSNYGEKRKVSNRNRSLNRSGCCMVFTSITNKLGE; from the exons ATGGAAGTTTTGTGCATCTGTGGACAATGGATCTCAAAAGAATCTCTCCAGTGGGAGTTTCTTGTTGATTTGAAGAGGAATGCATCAATCATTTCCATAGAAGAAGATCTACTGTATGAAGATTTGATGAAGATTGTCTCTGAAGATTTTAGTGTTAAAGAGGAAGAAATCAGTTTGAGTTATGGTTTTTCATTGGATATGAAATGTATTATTGAAAGTTTCCCCCCACTCTCGATAGGTAATACTCGTCAGCTCAGAACTTTCATTTCCAAGACTAGAGCATTTGATGGAACCTGTCGTTTGTGTGTTAAG GTTAGTACTGATCCAGTTAGCTGTAACACTCAAGCTTCTGATACATTTGCTTCTACTGTTCCATTGAATGCCAATCCAGCGATTCTTTCTACTGTGCAGAGTGAAAAACAG AGTCTTCTATATGAAGGTGTTTCTACAGTTCCTCTGAATGCTCTTCCGGATTTTAGTACTGATTCAGCTAGCTGTAACATTCAAGCTTCTGATACATTTGCTTCTACTGTTCCATTGAATGCCAATCCAGTGATTCTTCCTACTGTGCAGAGTGAAAAACAG AGTTTTCTATATGAAGGTGTTTCTACAGTTCCTCTGAATGCTCTTCCGGATTTTAGCCCTGTCCATATTGGACTTTCACCAAACACGAGAGTAGCTGGCGATATTAAGGTGAATAGCTATTTTAAGACAAAGAGAGAGTTGatgttgaggatgaagaaatGGGCTTTAGAGTGGAAGTTTGAGTACAAGACTGTCTCTTCTAACAAGTCAAGAGTGCTTTTGAGTTGTGTTGATGAAAATTGCACGTGGAGGATGCGTGCTATCAAGCTAcctgtttcagattttttcgtTGTTAAAAAGTATGTTCATGAGCATACATGCGATACAACACACAGGAAAGCCAACCACAGACAAGCATCTGCAAAGTTGTTGGGTTCTTTGATTTCCAGCAATTATGGAGAAAAAAGGAAGGTCTCAAACCGAAACAGATCATTGAACAGGTCAGGATGCTGCATGGTGTTCACATCAATTACAAACAAGCTTGGAGAGTGA